The following proteins come from a genomic window of Posidoniimonas polymericola:
- a CDS encoding DUF427 domain-containing protein, with the protein MHPKPVPPKPGQESVWDYPRPPAIERCHARLRVVFAGQTIADTTDGYRVLETSHPPVYYLPITEEFSQHLGPAGGGSFCEWKGAARYFDIRVGDLVAEKAAWGYDDPTARFAPIAGFVAIYPGKMDACYVDDERVTPQPGGFYGGWITSSVAGPFKGGPGSMGW; encoded by the coding sequence ATGCACCCCAAGCCGGTCCCCCCCAAGCCAGGGCAAGAATCGGTGTGGGATTATCCCCGTCCCCCGGCGATCGAGCGATGTCACGCCCGGCTGCGTGTGGTCTTCGCCGGCCAGACGATTGCCGACACCACGGACGGCTATCGTGTCCTCGAGACGTCGCACCCGCCGGTCTACTACCTGCCGATAACCGAGGAATTCTCTCAGCACCTCGGCCCGGCCGGGGGCGGTTCGTTCTGCGAGTGGAAGGGCGCCGCCCGGTACTTCGACATCCGGGTGGGCGACCTGGTCGCAGAGAAGGCGGCGTGGGGCTACGACGACCCCACCGCCCGCTTCGCACCGATTGCGGGGTTCGTGGCGATCTACCCCGGCAAGATGGACGCCTGCTACGTCGACGATGAACGAGTCACTCCCCAGCCAGGTGGCTTCTACGGCGGCTGGATCACGAGCAGCGTCGCGGGCCCGTTCAAGGGAGGCCCCGGTTCGATGGGCTGGTAG
- a CDS encoding PEGA domain-containing protein: MPLLSHRHALGQRTTLVLLVAAALLSSGCVRRRLMVRTNPPGALLYVDNQQIGTTPCGVDFTYYGTRELRVVKAGYETLTVNQPIPTPWYETPGVDFVSENLVPWRIRDDRVVSLTMSPQRMIPSEELKARGQQLRAQANQPIVPTGAILGAPVDPFAGSTSYPSAGPSTVIGPPAGAPGSVYPGTVPPANVPQPGFVQPGPAPPASTTPAFPPPAF; the protein is encoded by the coding sequence ATGCCCCTACTGTCCCACCGCCATGCCCTCGGCCAACGCACCACGTTGGTGCTGCTGGTCGCGGCTGCGCTGCTGTCGAGCGGCTGCGTCCGCCGGCGGCTGATGGTCCGCACCAACCCGCCCGGGGCACTGCTGTACGTCGACAACCAGCAGATCGGCACCACGCCCTGCGGCGTCGACTTTACTTACTACGGCACCCGCGAGCTCCGCGTCGTGAAGGCGGGCTACGAGACCCTGACCGTCAATCAGCCGATCCCCACGCCGTGGTACGAGACCCCCGGCGTCGACTTTGTGAGCGAGAACCTGGTCCCCTGGCGGATCCGCGACGACCGGGTTGTGAGCCTGACGATGTCGCCGCAGCGGATGATCCCCAGCGAAGAACTCAAGGCCCGCGGCCAACAACTCCGGGCGCAGGCCAACCAGCCGATCGTCCCGACCGGGGCGATCCTCGGCGCGCCGGTCGATCCGTTCGCCGGCTCGACGTCTTACCCTTCAGCTGGACCGTCGACGGTCATCGGCCCCCCGGCCGGCGCCCCCGGGTCGGTGTACCCCGGCACGGTTCCGCCGGCCAATGTGCCGCAGCCGGGCTTCGTGCAACCCGGCCCTGCCCCGCCCGCGTCGACCACCCCGGCGTTCCCACCGCCGGCGTTCTGA
- a CDS encoding PP2C family protein-serine/threonine phosphatase, which translates to MPNPSCTNYRIEYAVKSDVGMRRANNQDAVLALADTDQTEGRGSLFIVADGMGAHAAGELASELAVKNVPHEYKMLRDQPAPAALRQAVQKANGLIHAKGQSSSEFQGMGTTCASLVVLGDAALIAHVGDSRVYRIRELELEQLTFDHSLVWELAEASHTTEDKIPACIPKNVITRSLGPHPVVNVDLEGPFDLKPGDVYLLCSDGLTGVVGDELIGGVLTAMAPEEAAQTLVDLANLRGGPDNISVIVVRVGESDQPAGDDDPEQPTAHACRGAAAYRTDPVRWLAMAATAVCLAVVIWCIREQQTWGAVAAAIGLGGAAVRALGRSGHPRQAASFETLGGPYGSAPYRNCDCHSGERITQHLRDVVDELSRIRSGDSPRTKSTNGAEKIDWSSFDARCEQAAGCGDWRETVSHYGAAIRNLMSQVRETPEAANAAIGAPSRNSAIG; encoded by the coding sequence ATGCCCAACCCGTCCTGCACGAACTACCGTATCGAGTATGCGGTGAAGTCGGACGTCGGGATGCGGCGGGCCAATAATCAGGACGCGGTGCTGGCGCTGGCCGACACGGACCAGACCGAGGGCCGTGGCAGCCTGTTCATCGTGGCCGACGGCATGGGCGCCCACGCCGCCGGCGAGCTCGCCAGCGAGTTGGCGGTCAAGAACGTGCCGCACGAGTACAAGATGCTCCGCGACCAGCCGGCGCCCGCCGCGCTGCGTCAGGCGGTGCAGAAGGCCAACGGGCTGATCCATGCCAAGGGGCAGAGCAGTTCTGAGTTCCAGGGCATGGGCACCACCTGCGCGAGCCTTGTGGTGCTGGGCGACGCGGCGCTGATCGCCCACGTCGGCGACAGCCGCGTGTACCGCATCCGCGAGCTGGAGCTCGAGCAGCTCACCTTCGACCACAGCCTGGTGTGGGAGCTGGCCGAGGCGAGCCACACCACCGAGGACAAGATCCCGGCCTGCATCCCCAAGAACGTCATCACGCGTTCGCTCGGACCGCACCCGGTTGTGAACGTCGACCTCGAGGGACCGTTCGACCTCAAGCCGGGCGACGTCTACCTGCTGTGCAGCGACGGCCTGACCGGCGTGGTCGGCGACGAGCTGATCGGCGGCGTGCTGACCGCGATGGCGCCAGAGGAGGCCGCCCAGACGCTGGTCGACCTGGCCAACCTGCGGGGCGGGCCGGATAACATCTCGGTGATCGTGGTCCGCGTTGGCGAGAGCGACCAGCCGGCCGGGGACGACGACCCAGAGCAGCCGACCGCGCACGCGTGCCGCGGGGCCGCCGCCTACCGCACCGACCCGGTCCGCTGGCTGGCGATGGCCGCGACCGCGGTCTGCCTGGCGGTGGTGATCTGGTGCATCCGCGAGCAGCAGACCTGGGGCGCCGTGGCCGCGGCCATCGGGCTCGGCGGCGCCGCCGTCCGGGCGCTAGGCCGCTCGGGCCACCCCCGCCAGGCCGCGAGCTTCGAAACGCTGGGCGGCCCCTACGGCAGCGCCCCGTACCGCAACTGCGACTGCCACAGCGGCGAGCGCATCACGCAGCACCTCCGCGACGTCGTGGACGAGCTGTCGCGGATCCGGTCGGGCGATTCCCCGCGGACCAAGTCGACCAACGGCGCCGAGAAGATCGACTGGTCGTCGTTTGACGCCCGCTGCGAGCAGGCCGCCGGGTGCGGCGACTGGCGCGAGACGGTATCGCATTACGGCGCCGCCATCCGGAACCTGATGAGCCAGGTCCGGGAGACGCCCGAGGCGGCGAACGCGGCGATCGGCGCGCCGTCGCGTAACAGCGCGATCGGCTGA